One stretch of Methanomassiliicoccales archaeon DNA includes these proteins:
- the pheA gene encoding prephenate dehydratase yields MNSRSTRKKVAFQGIKGAYSEDAVYKFFGEGIKTLPCPEFEDVFEAVNKGEASHGVVPVENSIEGSVTKVNDLLLENDLTIVGEIILLIRHCLIGHPDASIEDVQRVYSHPQALGQCRSFLARFPHWEKIPSFDTAGSVEIVKKRGLKEEAAIASARAAEEYGMKILKEGIQNSHNNYTRFFIIEKTATLNPSGDKTSLVFATKNVPGALHYCLGAFADHNVNMLKLESRPRRDKPWEYVFYVDIEGHFDDQNVKSALTELMRRASFLKVLGSYKRAEVPTE; encoded by the coding sequence ATGAATAGCAGGAGCACGAGAAAGAAGGTTGCGTTCCAGGGTATTAAAGGTGCATACAGCGAAGATGCCGTGTATAAGTTTTTTGGGGAGGGCATAAAGACCCTACCGTGCCCTGAGTTCGAAGACGTTTTCGAAGCTGTTAATAAAGGAGAGGCAAGCCACGGAGTTGTTCCCGTTGAGAACTCGATCGAAGGGAGCGTTACGAAGGTCAACGACCTTCTGCTGGAAAACGATCTCACAATCGTTGGGGAAATCATCCTGTTGATTCGCCACTGCCTCATCGGTCATCCAGATGCTAGCATTGAAGACGTGCAAAGAGTTTATAGCCACCCCCAAGCCCTTGGCCAATGTAGAAGCTTTCTTGCTCGCTTTCCTCATTGGGAGAAGATTCCATCTTTCGATACGGCGGGCAGCGTTGAGATCGTAAAAAAGCGCGGGTTGAAGGAAGAGGCTGCTATTGCAAGCGCGAGGGCTGCTGAAGAATACGGAATGAAGATCCTAAAAGAAGGTATTCAAAATAGCCATAACAACTATACGAGATTCTTCATCATCGAGAAGACCGCTACATTGAATCCCTCTGGGGACAAAACGTCACTTGTGTTTGCTACGAAGAATGTGCCTGGAGCCCTTCATTATTGTCTCGGCGCCTTTGCAGATCATAACGTAAATATGCTAAAGCTGGAATCGCGACCTAGAAGAGATAAACCGTGGGAATATGTCTTCTATGTGGATATTGAAGGGCACTTCGATGACCAGAATGTTAAATCTGCGTTGACGGAACTCATGAGGCGGGCTTCATTCCTTAAAGTGCTCGGATCGTACAAGAGAGCTGAGGTACCAACCGAGTAG
- the hisF gene encoding imidazole glycerol phosphate synthase subunit HisF, whose translation MRLLAKRIIPCLDVTEEGVVKGVKFQNLCGVGNPPDLASEYEKQGADEIVFLDISASVKGRKTLLDVVKKTAEKVFVPLTVGGGIRSSADMRKALLAGADKVSINTVAVEKPDTVTRCAEDFGRQCVVVAIDAKKEGDSWLVYTHGGSKRTDIDAVEWAMKVEDLGAGEILLTSMDADGTQTGYDIDLTAAVSDAVNIPVIASGGCGKLEHFYEVFSQTGADAALAASVFHYGIYTVGQVKEYLRDRGITVR comes from the coding sequence GTGAGACTGTTGGCAAAAAGGATAATCCCTTGTCTTGATGTAACAGAAGAAGGCGTTGTCAAAGGTGTAAAATTTCAAAACTTATGTGGTGTAGGCAATCCGCCAGATCTAGCATCCGAGTATGAGAAACAGGGTGCTGATGAAATAGTTTTCCTCGATATATCAGCAAGTGTAAAAGGTAGAAAGACTCTTCTCGATGTTGTCAAGAAAACAGCGGAGAAGGTGTTCGTTCCGCTGACTGTCGGTGGCGGAATTAGGAGTTCTGCAGATATGCGAAAGGCACTACTTGCTGGTGCCGATAAGGTTTCAATCAATACGGTTGCAGTAGAAAAACCAGATACCGTAACGAGATGCGCCGAGGACTTTGGACGGCAGTGCGTTGTAGTTGCGATCGACGCAAAAAAAGAGGGAGATTCATGGCTGGTATATACACATGGAGGAAGTAAGCGGACAGATATCGATGCTGTTGAATGGGCAATGAAAGTCGAAGATCTGGGAGCGGGTGAAATCCTGCTGACCAGCATGGATGCCGATGGAACACAGACTGGCTATGACATTGATTTAACGGCAGCTGTAAGTGACGCCGTCAATATCCCAGTGATTGCTTCTGGAGGCTGCGGCAAATTGGAGCATTTCTACGAGGTTTTTTCGCAGACCGGCGCAGATGCAGCCCTTGCCGCTTCAGTATTTCACTATGGGATCTACACTGTAGGCCAGGTGAAAGAGTACCTCAGAGACAGGGGGATTACTGTAAGATGA
- the hisH gene encoding imidazole glycerol phosphate synthase subunit HisH, with protein MSIEIAIIDYGAGNLHSIRKALEIAGARVSIIRDPRNLLDAECIVFPGVGAFGRTMQKLSTYSEEIVDRLKDGTPCLGICIGMQILFEGSEEGSVPGLSFIKGRVVRLDGGKIPHMGWNSVLGKDPLLDGVESRYFYFAHSFRAKPREEVVSCTTQYYGEFPSLIKKKNTYGTQFHPEKSSASGLKFLSNFIKFAEDCLDRHSSH; from the coding sequence GTGTCGATAGAAATAGCCATTATCGATTACGGCGCTGGAAACCTTCATAGTATCCGCAAAGCACTTGAAATTGCCGGTGCCAGAGTTTCCATTATTAGAGATCCACGAAACTTGCTCGATGCAGAGTGCATAGTGTTCCCTGGTGTAGGAGCGTTTGGCAGAACAATGCAGAAACTTTCCACTTATTCAGAAGAAATCGTTGATCGTTTGAAAGATGGAACACCTTGCCTAGGCATTTGCATCGGCATGCAGATACTCTTTGAAGGAAGCGAGGAGGGCTCGGTTCCTGGTTTAAGTTTCATAAAGGGGAGAGTTGTCAGACTCGACGGCGGAAAAATACCTCACATGGGATGGAATAGTGTGTTGGGAAAAGATCCGCTTCTCGACGGCGTAGAATCAAGATACTTCTATTTCGCGCACTCTTTCCGCGCCAAACCCCGAGAAGAAGTTGTATCGTGCACGACGCAATATTATGGTGAATTTCCATCTCTTATCAAAAAAAAGAACACATATGGGACGCAGTTTCACCCTGAAAAGAGTAGTGCATCTGGTTTGAAATTCTTATCGAACTTTATCAAGTTTGCGGAGGACTGCCTTGATCGTCATTCCAGCCATTGA
- the hisC gene encoding histidinol-phosphate transaminase has protein sequence MIEKWIKSTLRDVSLYYSPTVKAFRMDNNANLFGSNPVVDDVLNNLTASDLNNYPTTYSDDLRRALAQFYGLEMSNFVAGNGSDEVLDVCMKALLEAGDKVVMPHPTYALHPFFVKVNGGSIVSVDLDEEFQLDPDAINSTEGKLVLLSTPNNPTGNSFRMEDVRAIIEGVDRPVIVDEAYAEFSDQSFIEFVRKYSNLIVTRTFSKAYGLAGLRIGYAAADFELANVLLRAKTPLSLNIISEKTAIEALKRQDFVRRTVEAVRKERSFLSEGLKDLGFEVYRSDTNFLLARSPISSEILVSTLAAKGILIRDFGKIRRLENCVRITIGPREINQQLLEKLKEVLIQCR, from the coding sequence GTGATTGAGAAGTGGATTAAGTCCACCTTACGAGATGTGAGCCTTTACTACAGTCCCACCGTCAAAGCATTTAGAATGGACAATAATGCCAATTTATTTGGTTCAAATCCAGTGGTTGATGACGTTTTAAATAATCTTACGGCTTCCGACCTCAACAATTATCCCACGACGTATTCAGATGACTTGAGACGTGCCCTTGCTCAATTCTACGGGCTAGAAATGAGCAATTTTGTTGCTGGAAATGGGTCAGATGAGGTTTTGGATGTATGCATGAAGGCATTACTTGAGGCAGGCGATAAAGTCGTCATGCCTCATCCCACATATGCTTTGCATCCGTTCTTCGTAAAGGTTAACGGCGGTTCCATCGTTAGCGTCGATCTCGACGAGGAATTTCAACTCGATCCAGACGCCATAAACTCAACAGAAGGCAAGTTAGTTTTACTAAGCACCCCAAATAACCCAACTGGTAATAGTTTCCGAATGGAAGATGTCAGGGCAATAATAGAAGGAGTTGACCGACCTGTCATCGTGGACGAAGCATATGCTGAGTTTTCTGATCAGTCGTTTATAGAATTCGTCCGCAAGTACAGTAATCTGATCGTCACGAGAACATTTTCGAAAGCCTATGGGTTGGCGGGTTTGCGAATCGGATACGCAGCCGCCGATTTCGAATTAGCAAATGTGCTGCTGAGGGCTAAAACGCCATTGAGCCTCAATATCATAAGCGAAAAGACGGCAATCGAGGCGCTAAAGCGACAGGATTTCGTGAGGAGGACGGTTGAGGCTGTCCGAAAGGAAAGGAGTTTTCTTTCAGAAGGATTGAAAGACTTGGGGTTTGAGGTGTACAGATCCGACACGAATTTTCTTCTTGCGAGATCCCCGATATCCTCTGAAATTCTTGTTTCAACCCTTGCCGCAAAAGGAATCCTCATCAGAGACTTTGGAAAGATAAGGCGGCTCGAAAATTGCGTGAGAATCACCATAGGACCGAGAGAAATAAACCAACAGCTTCTCGAGAAACTCAAGGAGGTTCTCATTCAGTGTCGATAG
- a CDS encoding histidinol phosphate phosphatase domain-containing protein encodes MRIDLHTHTLLSDGELLPIELARRAVAKGHSALAVTDHVSLSTMERVINEVRRDCRLASEWDIELILGVELTHIPASKIDVAVVEARRLGAQLIVVHGETISEPVEPGTNRVAVNNPEVDVLAHPGLITVEEAQMAKDNEIVLELTSRSAHALTNGHVAKVAKEVGAKVVVNTDAHYANDLIDEERAILVAMGAGLERQEAEKAVREIPSLLIRRLGWR; translated from the coding sequence ATGAGGATCGATTTGCATACCCACACCCTCCTGAGCGATGGTGAGTTGCTACCGATCGAGCTTGCCAGGCGTGCTGTGGCCAAGGGTCACAGTGCGCTTGCTGTCACAGATCACGTTTCTCTCTCTACAATGGAAAGGGTTATCAACGAAGTCAGAAGGGACTGCCGTTTGGCTTCAGAATGGGACATTGAACTGATACTTGGCGTGGAACTTACACACATACCAGCATCAAAAATAGATGTTGCCGTCGTAGAAGCAAGGAGGCTCGGAGCACAGCTCATCGTTGTTCACGGAGAGACAATAAGTGAACCAGTTGAACCTGGCACGAACAGAGTGGCTGTAAACAACCCTGAGGTAGACGTCCTTGCCCATCCCGGACTGATCACAGTCGAAGAAGCGCAAATGGCGAAAGACAATGAAATTGTGCTTGAACTCACGTCTCGAAGTGCGCATGCATTGACAAATGGTCATGTGGCAAAGGTTGCGAAAGAAGTGGGAGCTAAGGTGGTTGTGAATACAGATGCGCACTACGCAAACGACCTGATTGACGAGGAGAGGGCGATTTTGGTCGCAATGGGTGCAGGGCTCGAGAGACAAGAGGCTGAAAAGGCGGTAAGAGAGATTCCTTCTCTGCTTATCAGGAGGCTGGGTTGGCGATGA
- a CDS encoding imidazoleglycerol-phosphate dehydratase, whose translation MRIREARMSRKTKETDVEILIKIDGSGKSKVECKNQFLQHMLETLSKYSSIDIETNIVGDNEHHLVEDTAITLGMGLREAIGNEPIERISSATVPMDDALVTVSVDLIDRAYADIECPDDLYRHFFRSFAMASGMTLHVLVHRGFDNHHIVEAGFKALGMALRSALQKRKESLTTKGEVQTRRE comes from the coding sequence ATGAGGATCAGGGAAGCAAGAATGAGTAGGAAAACGAAGGAGACAGACGTTGAAATATTGATCAAGATAGATGGGTCTGGTAAATCAAAGGTAGAATGCAAAAATCAATTTCTTCAACACATGCTGGAAACACTTTCAAAGTATTCATCAATCGATATTGAGACCAACATTGTTGGGGATAATGAACATCATCTCGTCGAAGACACAGCGATAACGCTGGGAATGGGTCTCAGAGAAGCAATAGGAAATGAACCAATTGAAAGGATTTCGAGCGCAACTGTTCCCATGGACGATGCACTTGTTACTGTAAGTGTTGACTTAATCGACCGCGCATATGCAGATATAGAATGTCCAGATGACTTGTATCGCCACTTTTTTAGGAGCTTTGCTATGGCATCAGGAATGACGCTACATGTATTAGTTCATAGGGGCTTTGACAACCACCACATCGTCGAAGCAGGCTTTAAGGCGCTCGGCATGGCACTCAGATCAGCTTTGCAGAAGCGGAAAGAATCTCTTACGACTAAAGGCGAGGTCCAAACCAGGAGGGAGTGA
- a CDS encoding winged helix-turn-helix domain-containing protein encodes MKSEQLINELANLKREIERLNETVLNIRYDDFKSTFIEQIRDTLRKESEKLLETEMCRFDSSSSCTKKGECIGKIQEVMEDVIRLFSQDETDTALILLKELEDTISGSRSPCLDPKCSKFVLEVLQKIRCHMLIFDTFKFRFKADKPENRKFSPSVSMDFSPEQAEKLLSPLSNAWRIQILRYLSSGERSFSEISRELGLRTGHLQFHLRLLKNAGFIEVDRKTHMYSLKRKGIAALRGIGQLIEIANIGESCAEVDAKQNIFKGDMQATIDGK; translated from the coding sequence ATGAAAAGCGAACAACTGATTAATGAATTGGCAAATTTGAAAAGAGAAATTGAACGATTGAATGAAACGGTCCTTAATATTAGATATGATGATTTCAAAAGCACATTCATTGAACAAATTCGAGATACATTGAGAAAAGAGAGCGAAAAGCTCTTGGAAACAGAAATGTGCAGATTTGATAGTTCCTCAAGTTGCACTAAAAAAGGCGAATGTATTGGCAAAATTCAAGAAGTGATGGAAGATGTCATAAGGCTTTTTAGCCAAGATGAAACTGATACTGCTTTGATTCTTTTGAAAGAACTAGAAGACACAATATCTGGATCTCGTTCCCCATGCCTCGATCCAAAGTGCTCAAAATTCGTCTTGGAAGTTTTGCAGAAAATTCGTTGTCACATGTTGATATTTGACACCTTCAAGTTTAGATTCAAGGCAGATAAACCTGAGAATAGAAAGTTTTCACCCAGCGTTTCAATGGACTTTTCTCCAGAACAGGCTGAGAAATTGCTCAGCCCCCTATCTAATGCCTGGCGAATCCAAATTTTGAGATATCTTTCGTCTGGTGAAAGGAGTTTCTCGGAAATAAGCCGCGAACTTGGCTTGCGTACTGGGCATCTACAGTTCCATCTGAGACTGCTTAAGAATGCTGGATTTATAGAGGTGGATAGGAAGACACATATGTACTCATTAAAGCGCAAAGGCATTGCTGCACTTCGGGGGATCGGACAGCTAATCGAAATAGCAAATATCGGCGAGTCTTGTGCGGAAGTCGATGCGAAACAGAATATCTTCAAAGGGGACATGCAAGCAACCATAGATGGTAAATAA
- a CDS encoding UPF0280 family protein yields MVIRKHFEVGETAVNIIAEERFIGLAESAIFESREEILRYASRDPFFLLTIEPYDPLPSAPFIIKRMCTAAKLAGVGPMAAVAGAIAESAVEKMVDAGADHAIVDNGGDIAMKLSRRTDIGIYTGDDLVEKIGFRCEPREGIFGICTSSGNIGHSISFGISDAAVVISKNVTLADACATLLGNLVTSDDENIIKNAIERVCSIDGVEGALVIVNGKVAMKGTIPKLIRSEFSKDSISKITFPSQSRQ; encoded by the coding sequence ATGGTAATACGAAAACATTTCGAAGTTGGCGAGACTGCGGTTAACATAATCGCTGAGGAACGATTCATCGGTTTGGCCGAATCTGCTATTTTCGAATCAAGGGAAGAAATACTCAGGTACGCATCTCGCGATCCATTTTTCTTGCTGACAATTGAACCCTACGATCCTTTACCATCGGCTCCTTTCATTATTAAGAGAATGTGCACGGCTGCGAAATTGGCAGGTGTAGGACCCATGGCAGCTGTGGCCGGCGCGATCGCTGAAAGTGCTGTTGAGAAAATGGTGGATGCTGGGGCTGATCATGCGATAGTAGACAACGGTGGCGACATTGCAATGAAACTCAGCAGAAGAACAGATATTGGCATATACACCGGTGATGATCTCGTGGAAAAGATCGGCTTCAGATGCGAGCCACGTGAAGGGATTTTTGGCATCTGCACATCATCGGGCAACATAGGACACTCAATATCATTTGGAATATCAGATGCTGCTGTGGTTATTTCGAAAAATGTAACATTGGCCGATGCCTGCGCGACTTTATTAGGGAATCTTGTGACATCTGATGATGAGAACATCATTAAAAACGCCATTGAAAGGGTGTGCTCAATAGATGGTGTAGAAGGGGCATTAGTCATCGTAAACGGAAAAGTTGCAATGAAAGGGACAATTCCCAAGCTGATAAGATCAGAATTTTCTAAAGATAGCATATCAAAGATCACATTCCCATCGCAATCTAGGCAATAA
- a CDS encoding 1-(5-phosphoribosyl)-5-[(5-phosphoribosylamino)methylideneamino] imidazole-4-carboxamide isomerase encodes MIVIPAIDLMGGNVVQLVGGVPGTERVMLPDPVAVAKSWEKKGAPALHLIDLDAAMEKGTNFQIIKEILKNTSIPVQVGGGVRSEELIRNLIAAGAARIIVGTRGILDRDWLSRMVNRYPNKIMLAIDIKYGKVLVKGWREPTGVSIDRLFSEISVLPLAGVLYTNVDIEGRTSGIDVLKTKEFILRCPHPVYVAGGIKDVEDIRLIESLGAHGAVVGMAIYTGGIIPEEIWGRIDEDQGSKNE; translated from the coding sequence TTGATCGTCATTCCAGCCATTGATCTCATGGGAGGAAATGTTGTCCAGCTTGTTGGGGGTGTACCGGGAACCGAGCGGGTAATGCTACCTGATCCTGTAGCTGTGGCTAAGAGTTGGGAAAAGAAGGGTGCCCCTGCTCTTCATCTCATCGATTTAGACGCTGCAATGGAAAAAGGGACTAATTTCCAGATCATAAAAGAAATCTTGAAAAACACATCAATTCCCGTCCAAGTCGGTGGTGGGGTGCGCTCTGAAGAACTAATCAGGAATTTGATAGCCGCTGGCGCGGCGCGAATTATCGTTGGGACAAGAGGAATCCTTGATCGCGATTGGCTCAGCAGAATGGTAAATCGATATCCAAATAAGATCATGTTGGCAATTGATATCAAATACGGAAAAGTGCTTGTAAAAGGTTGGAGGGAACCGACAGGAGTATCAATTGATCGCTTGTTTAGCGAAATTTCAGTGCTACCGCTCGCAGGGGTGCTTTATACAAATGTAGATATTGAGGGGAGAACCTCGGGAATTGATGTCCTGAAGACCAAAGAATTTATTCTGCGATGTCCGCATCCTGTTTATGTGGCCGGCGGTATTAAGGACGTCGAAGATATCCGATTGATCGAAAGTCTGGGAGCCCATGGCGCGGTGGTTGGCATGGCAATCTATACTGGTGGTATCATCCCAGAAGAGATATGGGGGAGAATTGATGAGGATCAGGGAAGCAAGAATGAGTAG
- a CDS encoding aspartate kinase, translating into MKVMKFGGSSLADAKSMLGVGKIIVGDPEPKAVVVSAIQGITDAIVSFVSQTRRDEEIEGFINQLKERHLAILGGVARAVDVKQRAISLLLEKIAKLEKVLYGINYLEELTPRSMDLVQSFGERFSVILVSAMLQDMGLNAVPVDADELGIIAVGPYGNSIADLHETQKSAAPKLMEMIGKQEVPIITGFFGRTKEGHVAVFGRNGSDYSASVVANVIGAKTLEIWKDVDGFMSVDPKFVPDAVMIENLSYDEAAELSYFGAKVLHPRTVEPAREKNIVIKVRNVFKPEKEGTTIRPSGIERAGTIKSISYMKDMAVIKVYGAGAAHKFGILSSISQKLSEAGVNIFSIATSQTCIAMLVDKKSLGRAEKALEHLEPGLVDHIETTDDIALLCVVGEGLGYRKGIAARVFTAVSKEGVSIGMISAGASMVAYHFTVDTKDLQKTIRAIHEEFFGGKHE; encoded by the coding sequence ATGAAAGTCATGAAGTTCGGGGGAAGCTCGCTTGCTGATGCAAAATCTATGTTAGGAGTGGGCAAAATTATCGTCGGAGATCCAGAACCAAAGGCCGTTGTAGTTAGTGCAATACAGGGCATCACTGATGCCATTGTATCTTTTGTCTCGCAGACGAGAAGAGACGAAGAAATTGAGGGTTTCATAAATCAACTGAAGGAAAGGCATTTGGCAATTCTTGGTGGAGTCGCTCGAGCCGTTGACGTGAAGCAAAGAGCGATAAGTCTTCTTCTCGAAAAAATAGCAAAACTTGAGAAGGTGTTGTACGGCATCAATTACTTGGAGGAGTTAACGCCCCGCTCGATGGATCTGGTACAAAGCTTTGGCGAGCGCTTTTCAGTCATCCTTGTTTCGGCAATGCTTCAAGATATGGGATTAAATGCTGTGCCCGTTGATGCCGACGAGCTTGGGATAATTGCCGTAGGCCCGTACGGAAACTCCATTGCTGATTTGCATGAGACGCAAAAGAGCGCAGCACCAAAACTTATGGAGATGATTGGGAAGCAAGAGGTACCGATTATAACGGGTTTCTTTGGCAGGACCAAAGAAGGCCATGTCGCCGTTTTCGGAAGAAATGGTAGCGATTACAGTGCTAGCGTTGTGGCAAATGTAATCGGTGCCAAAACGCTCGAAATCTGGAAAGATGTTGATGGTTTTATGAGCGTTGATCCAAAATTTGTCCCGGACGCTGTGATGATAGAAAATCTTTCCTACGACGAAGCTGCTGAGTTATCATATTTTGGCGCCAAGGTGCTGCACCCAAGAACTGTTGAACCGGCACGTGAGAAGAATATCGTTATTAAAGTAAGAAACGTATTCAAGCCAGAAAAAGAGGGGACGACCATCAGACCAAGCGGTATTGAAAGAGCTGGAACTATAAAGAGCATATCTTACATGAAGGATATGGCTGTCATAAAAGTCTACGGTGCTGGAGCTGCACACAAGTTTGGAATTCTTTCGAGCATTTCTCAAAAATTGAGCGAGGCGGGCGTGAATATATTTTCGATCGCGACATCTCAAACCTGCATTGCTATGCTTGTGGATAAAAAATCGCTAGGTCGAGCAGAAAAAGCCCTCGAACATCTCGAACCGGGACTTGTAGATCATATCGAAACAACTGATGATATCGCGCTGCTCTGCGTTGTTGGTGAGGGACTAGGTTACCGAAAGGGAATCGCTGCGAGAGTTTTCACTGCTGTATCGAAGGAGGGTGTGAGCATCGGAATGATTTCCGCTGGTGCTTCAATGGTTGCATACCACTTCACAGTCGACACAAAAGATCTTCAGAAGACGATAAGAGCGATTCATGAAGAATTTTTCGGAGGGAAACATGAATAG
- the hisG gene encoding ATP phosphoribosyltransferase: MALRIALPNKGRLSERSIQIMKQAGIEIEDGSDRRLFASVKEKGLEIMFLRAQDIVRFVYQGAVDAGITGKDLVFESGLDVVTLANLNYGYCRLVVAVPEAANINSIADIKEESTVATSFPNLTKQFFSSIGKKVNISIVSGATEITPYIGVADLIVDLVSTGSTLKTHRLKEISTIVESNAVLVANRESLSEKGRELEELTSSLRSVSDAENKKYLMADVPIDALDEIRKFLPGIAGPTVMNIMGREDIVAVHVVVDKDRVNDAVLRLKALGATGILIVPIDRMVP; encoded by the coding sequence ATGGCACTGCGCATTGCTCTCCCAAATAAGGGGCGATTGAGCGAGCGATCGATTCAAATCATGAAACAGGCTGGAATTGAGATAGAAGACGGATCAGATCGACGGCTCTTTGCCTCAGTTAAAGAAAAGGGACTTGAAATCATGTTCCTCAGAGCGCAGGACATCGTGAGATTTGTTTATCAGGGAGCTGTTGATGCAGGTATTACTGGAAAGGATCTTGTCTTTGAGTCTGGACTCGATGTCGTTACGCTTGCCAATCTTAATTATGGATATTGCAGGCTTGTAGTAGCGGTGCCTGAAGCTGCTAACATCAATTCCATCGCTGACATCAAAGAAGAATCGACCGTTGCTACATCGTTTCCAAATCTCACAAAGCAATTCTTTTCCAGTATTGGAAAGAAAGTCAATATTTCAATAGTCTCAGGTGCCACGGAGATCACCCCATATATCGGTGTTGCAGATCTCATTGTTGATCTCGTTTCAACGGGATCCACATTGAAAACTCACAGGCTGAAGGAGATCTCCACCATAGTTGAATCAAATGCTGTACTTGTGGCAAATAGAGAAAGCTTAAGTGAGAAAGGAAGAGAACTTGAAGAATTGACGTCCTCTCTCAGAAGCGTTTCTGATGCCGAGAACAAGAAATATCTCATGGCAGACGTTCCTATTGACGCTCTTGATGAAATTAGGAAATTTCTTCCCGGCATCGCCGGCCCAACTGTAATGAATATCATGGGGCGAGAGGATATAGTTGCTGTCCATGTGGTTGTCGACAAGGACAGAGTCAATGATGCCGTCTTAAGACTCAAGGCGCTTGGTGCGACAGGCATCCTCATAGTTCCCATAGACAGAATGGTTCCATAG
- the hisIE gene encoding bifunctional phosphoribosyl-AMP cyclohydrolase/phosphoribosyl-ATP diphosphatase HisIE, producing MISKLKFDENGLIPVIVQDAETNEVLMMAYANEEACKRMFETGKTHFYSRSRKKLWMKGETSGNVQDIVSIQLDCDSDTLLVRVRQTGNACHLNRPSCFEEVLYGDLSETASIIPELRRVIHDRKMNPKEGSYTCKLLEDENKLFKKVVEEAAELIIAAKGGDRSQEAWETADLIYHLMVLLEKIELPIGDVYKILSERRK from the coding sequence ATGATTTCCAAGTTGAAATTCGATGAGAACGGACTTATTCCTGTAATCGTCCAAGACGCAGAAACGAATGAAGTGCTCATGATGGCCTACGCAAATGAAGAAGCTTGCAAGAGAATGTTTGAAACTGGCAAGACTCATTTCTACAGCCGGTCAAGGAAGAAGCTATGGATGAAGGGTGAAACCTCGGGAAACGTTCAGGATATCGTCTCGATACAACTTGATTGCGACTCTGATACCCTCCTCGTTCGAGTACGCCAGACAGGGAATGCTTGTCATCTCAATAGACCATCGTGCTTCGAAGAAGTTCTTTACGGAGATCTTTCGGAGACTGCCTCCATCATCCCGGAACTAAGAAGAGTGATCCACGACAGAAAGATGAACCCAAAGGAGGGGAGCTACACCTGCAAATTACTTGAAGATGAGAACAAGCTATTCAAGAAAGTCGTTGAGGAGGCGGCTGAACTCATCATTGCTGCAAAGGGTGGCGACCGCTCACAGGAAGCGTGGGAGACCGCAGATCTCATTTATCACTTAATGGTTTTGCTTGAAAAGATCGAATTGCCGATTGGCGATGTGTATAAGATCCTTTCGGAGCGCAGAAAATGA